In Arthrobacter sp. SLBN-83, one DNA window encodes the following:
- the ilvN gene encoding acetolactate synthase small subunit — protein MTRHTLSVLVEDKPGVLTRVASLFARRAFNINSLAVGPTEVPGVSRMTVVVDADGDLIEQVTKQLNKLVNVIKIVELTPESSVQRDHILVKVRADAATRLQVTQAADLFRASVVDVSTDSVVIEATGHPEKLTALLSVLEPFGIREIVQSGTLAVGRGSRSMSDRALRSA, from the coding sequence ATGACCCGCCATACACTTTCCGTCCTGGTTGAGGACAAGCCCGGCGTCCTGACCCGCGTGGCCAGCCTCTTTGCCCGCCGCGCCTTCAACATCAACTCCCTGGCCGTTGGCCCTACCGAAGTGCCGGGCGTTTCCCGCATGACGGTGGTGGTCGACGCCGACGGCGACCTCATCGAGCAGGTCACCAAGCAGCTCAACAAGCTGGTCAACGTCATCAAGATCGTTGAGCTCACCCCCGAATCTTCCGTACAGCGCGACCACATCCTGGTCAAAGTACGTGCGGATGCCGCAACACGCCTGCAGGTAACCCAGGCCGCAGACCTGTTCCGCGCCTCAGTGGTTGACGTGTCCACCGACTCCGTCGTCATTGAGGCCACCGGCCATCCCGAAAAGCTCACAGCCCTGCTCTCAGTGCTGGAGCCCTTCGGCATCCGCGAAATTGTGCAGTCCGGCACCCTGGCCGTTGGACGGGGATCCCGCTCCATGAGTGACCGGGCGCTCCGCTCCGCCTAG
- the ilvC gene encoding ketol-acid reductoisomerase, which produces MTEMFYDDDADLSIIQGRKVAIVGYGSQGHAHALNLRDSGVEVVIALKEGSKSTAKAEDAGFQVKNVADAAEWADVIMILAPDQHQRAIYNDSIKDKLTPGKALAFAHGFNIRFGYIQAPEGVDVILVAPKAPGHTVRREFEAGRGIPDIIAVEQDASGNAWELAKSYAKAIGGTRAGVIKTTFTEETETDLFGEQAVLCGGVSQLVQYGFETLTEAGYQPQIAYFEVLHELKLIVDLMWEGGIAKQRWSVSDTAEYGDYVSGPRVITPEVKENMKAVLADIQSGAFAKRFIEDQDNGAVEFKELRAKAEQHPIEAVGRELRSLFSWQQQDVDYVEGSAAR; this is translated from the coding sequence GTGACTGAAATGTTCTACGACGACGACGCCGATCTCTCGATCATCCAGGGCCGCAAGGTTGCGATCGTTGGCTACGGTTCCCAGGGCCACGCCCACGCGCTGAACCTGCGCGATTCCGGCGTCGAGGTCGTCATCGCCCTGAAGGAAGGCTCCAAGTCCACCGCCAAGGCAGAGGACGCCGGCTTCCAGGTCAAGAACGTTGCCGACGCCGCCGAATGGGCCGACGTCATCATGATCCTGGCGCCGGACCAGCACCAGCGCGCGATCTACAACGACTCCATCAAGGACAAGCTGACCCCGGGCAAGGCCCTGGCCTTCGCCCACGGCTTCAACATCCGCTTCGGCTACATCCAGGCTCCGGAAGGCGTTGACGTCATCCTGGTGGCCCCGAAGGCTCCGGGCCACACCGTGCGCCGCGAGTTCGAAGCCGGCCGCGGCATCCCGGACATCATCGCCGTTGAGCAGGATGCCTCCGGCAACGCCTGGGAGCTGGCCAAGTCCTACGCCAAGGCCATCGGCGGCACCCGCGCCGGCGTCATCAAGACCACCTTCACCGAAGAGACCGAAACCGACCTCTTCGGCGAGCAGGCTGTCCTCTGCGGCGGCGTGTCCCAGCTGGTCCAGTACGGCTTCGAAACCCTCACCGAGGCCGGCTACCAGCCGCAGATCGCCTACTTCGAGGTGCTGCACGAGCTCAAGCTCATCGTCGACCTCATGTGGGAAGGCGGCATCGCCAAGCAGCGCTGGAGCGTCTCCGACACCGCAGAGTACGGCGACTACGTCTCCGGCCCGCGCGTCATCACGCCCGAGGTGAAGGAAAACATGAAGGCTGTCCTGGCCGACATCCAGTCCGGTGCCTTCGCCAAGCGCTTCATCGAGGACCAGGACAACGGCGCCGTGGAGTTCAAGGAACTGCGCGCCAAGGCGGAACAGCACCCCATCGAGGCTGTGGGCCGTGAACTGCGCTCCCTGTTCTCCTGGCAGCAGCAGGACGTCGACTACGTGGAAGGCTCCGCAGCCCGCTAA
- the serA gene encoding phosphoglycerate dehydrogenase: MSKPVVLLAEELSPATVEALGPDFEIRQTDGADRSQLLSAISDVDAILVRSATQVDAEAIAAAKNLKVIARAGVGLDNVDIKAATQAGVMVVNAPTSNIVSAAELTVGHILSLARHIPQASAALKDGEWKRSKYTGIELFEKKIGIIGLGRIGALVAARLKGFDTKILAYDPYITSARAAQLGVQLVTLDELLAQSDFITIHMPKTPETVGMLGADAFKKMKKTAYVVNVARGGLVDEEALVTALQDGEIAGAGVDVFAKEPSTDLPFFKLDNVVVTPHLGASTDEAQEKAGVSVAKSVRLALAGELVPDAVNVAGGVIAPDVRPGIPLIEKLGRIFTALTHASLTQFDVEVAGEISSLDVKVLELAALKGIFADVVTEQVSYVNAPVIAEQRGINVRLITTPETESYRNVLTLRGALSDGSQISVSGTLTGPKQIEKLVGINGFEVEIPISEHLVVVAYTDRPGVIGTIGHILGMNNINIAGMQVARSNEGGQVLALLTIDSSVPQQVLDAIKAGIGAEMVREVDLED; the protein is encoded by the coding sequence GTGTCAAAACCCGTAGTACTGCTCGCCGAAGAACTTTCCCCCGCCACAGTCGAGGCCCTCGGCCCGGACTTCGAGATCCGCCAGACCGACGGCGCCGACCGTTCCCAGCTGCTCTCGGCGATCAGTGACGTAGACGCCATCCTGGTCCGCTCCGCCACCCAGGTGGACGCCGAAGCCATCGCCGCGGCCAAGAACCTCAAGGTCATCGCCCGCGCCGGCGTGGGCCTGGACAACGTGGACATCAAGGCCGCCACCCAGGCCGGCGTGATGGTGGTCAACGCGCCGACATCCAACATCGTTTCCGCCGCCGAGCTCACCGTGGGCCACATCCTCAGCCTGGCCCGCCATATTCCGCAAGCCAGCGCCGCCCTCAAGGACGGCGAATGGAAGCGCTCCAAGTACACCGGCATCGAGCTGTTTGAAAAGAAGATCGGCATCATCGGCCTTGGCCGCATCGGCGCCCTGGTGGCAGCCCGGCTCAAGGGCTTCGACACCAAGATCCTGGCCTACGACCCCTACATCACCTCGGCCCGCGCCGCGCAGCTGGGCGTTCAGCTGGTAACCCTGGACGAGCTGCTGGCCCAGTCCGATTTCATCACCATCCACATGCCCAAGACACCCGAGACGGTGGGCATGCTGGGCGCCGACGCCTTCAAGAAAATGAAGAAGACCGCCTACGTGGTGAATGTGGCCCGCGGCGGCCTGGTGGACGAGGAAGCCCTCGTCACCGCCCTGCAGGACGGCGAGATCGCCGGTGCCGGCGTTGACGTCTTTGCCAAGGAGCCCAGCACCGACCTGCCGTTCTTCAAGCTCGACAACGTCGTGGTGACCCCTCACCTGGGCGCCTCCACGGACGAGGCCCAGGAAAAGGCCGGCGTCTCCGTTGCCAAGTCGGTCCGCCTGGCCCTCGCCGGCGAGCTGGTGCCGGATGCCGTCAACGTTGCCGGCGGCGTCATTGCCCCCGACGTCCGCCCGGGCATCCCGCTGATCGAGAAGCTGGGCCGCATCTTCACCGCGCTGACCCACGCCTCCCTGACGCAGTTCGACGTCGAAGTAGCCGGCGAGATCTCCTCCCTCGACGTCAAGGTCCTGGAGCTCGCGGCGCTGAAGGGCATCTTCGCCGACGTCGTGACCGAGCAGGTGTCCTACGTCAACGCCCCTGTCATCGCCGAGCAGCGCGGCATCAACGTCCGCCTGATCACCACCCCGGAGACCGAGTCCTACCGTAACGTCCTGACCCTGCGCGGCGCCCTCAGCGACGGCAGCCAGATCTCCGTGTCCGGCACCCTGACCGGACCCAAGCAGATCGAGAAGCTGGTGGGCATCAACGGCTTCGAGGTTGAGATTCCCATCAGCGAGCACCTCGTGGTGGTTGCCTACACCGACCGCCCCGGCGTCATCGGAACCATCGGCCACATCCTGGGCATGAACAACATCAACATCGCCGGCATGCAGGTGGCGCGCTCCAACGAGGGCGGTCAGGTCCTGGCGCTGCTGACCATCGACAGTTCCGTTCCCCAGCAGGTGCTGGACGCCATCAAGGCAGGCATCGGCGCCGAGATGGTCCGGGAAGTGGACCTGGAAGACTAG
- a CDS encoding ABC transporter permease, translated as MNAVQRFIRSRVLLLTAAILIAAMCLSVLVQSQSQAALNRTVDENSRGLYDILVQAKAPSGALLQPEIANGAGGIGFDQLDSIRKLSGTSVAAPISLVSRVTQNLETPRLDAMDYLGYNAGLAGTATSDQAAGATAPDKWPAAESVLTDTAKKYRLTASAVSSDGSTEQTLFKTTAEGTLGKAKLVEEKAAGGSSIRIAAPTGETGIKFPAPAGGSEHNLFNLSVALPLAPEVTESVVAVDPAAERALLGSAGDFLAPLEKAPPADARGAGAVGRYLEGLFTSGISMDQLKEGPDFLGVKLKYWAPLMTQYQQAKRTGQLTSASQAVPLIVRSGTSLDLKYNVKIEEIDDAGKVVKDVGTVSKSLGKDYLPFVSKDPFVLSWPGSTDHSSLLGANGNFNPGLYTPAKWSTNFAGAPKYTDGGTASNGAVDKTAVPGEWVTVNRLPDKASSGAPVDQTQRDPVDERSYRDNLSTGQQQAAQPLPMVYGTFDPAAVEAASGDVNKLPLGGYDPTPFTLVKDAAGKDVPEAQLKPSLSATGLASQSAGAITDFYGLAAARGYKQNAAVIDAVRVRAKAPGSWKDAQPEVEKLAAEIRDMGLDATVVAGSAREDTSIFVPGYSKDGAGKESALGTVQQSWVRQNAAEAVTGALSGTNITLLFLTLCGAALLTGASTVSYIRKRRSEAGTLRAMGWTQRRIRSWVLEEFGVGAVLLAAAGLVLSLLSWSLATALVCAAVVLLYCGAALFAAQQLRHRDVIDQEPQHDERLIQVDSPLTFANRQLSTNKFNTLSLAVAVGVFGAAVGGLIALLIDIPRAAGASALSGLAAASVTLPSILLAVAGVAVGLVLTLVTGRFELNAKRQYLGILQAMGWNPDMLRQVRLFENALVGTVALPLGVLGALGIGLLLAPYAAIWAAVAGLVAVICWIPIATKVVQ; from the coding sequence ATGAACGCCGTCCAGAGGTTCATCAGAAGCAGGGTGCTGCTGTTGACCGCGGCCATCTTGATCGCAGCCATGTGCTTGTCGGTCCTCGTTCAAAGCCAGTCGCAGGCTGCGCTCAACCGGACGGTCGATGAAAACTCGAGGGGGCTCTACGACATCCTGGTCCAGGCCAAGGCGCCCTCCGGGGCACTCCTGCAGCCGGAGATTGCCAACGGCGCCGGCGGCATCGGCTTCGACCAGCTGGACTCCATCCGGAAGCTGTCCGGCACCTCCGTGGCCGCCCCCATCAGCCTTGTCTCGCGCGTCACGCAGAACCTGGAAACGCCCCGCCTGGACGCCATGGACTACCTGGGCTACAACGCCGGCCTGGCCGGTACCGCCACGTCAGACCAGGCCGCGGGCGCCACCGCTCCGGACAAGTGGCCCGCAGCCGAATCCGTGCTGACGGACACCGCCAAAAAGTACCGTCTCACGGCCAGCGCCGTCAGCTCCGACGGCAGCACCGAACAGACGCTGTTCAAGACCACCGCCGAAGGAACGCTCGGCAAGGCCAAGCTCGTGGAGGAGAAGGCAGCCGGCGGCAGCAGCATCCGCATCGCCGCGCCGACGGGGGAGACCGGCATCAAGTTCCCCGCCCCGGCTGGCGGCTCAGAGCACAACCTCTTCAACCTTTCCGTGGCCCTGCCGCTCGCCCCTGAGGTCACCGAATCCGTGGTGGCCGTTGACCCCGCCGCCGAGCGGGCCCTGCTTGGCTCGGCCGGCGACTTCCTGGCTCCACTGGAGAAGGCGCCGCCGGCGGACGCGCGCGGCGCCGGTGCCGTGGGCCGCTACCTGGAAGGGCTCTTCACCAGCGGCATCAGCATGGACCAGCTTAAGGAAGGCCCTGACTTCCTGGGTGTCAAGCTCAAGTACTGGGCGCCCCTGATGACCCAGTACCAGCAGGCAAAGCGCACCGGCCAGCTGACCAGCGCCTCCCAGGCTGTTCCGCTGATCGTCCGTTCCGGCACCTCGCTGGACCTGAAGTACAACGTCAAGATCGAGGAAATTGACGACGCCGGCAAGGTGGTCAAGGACGTCGGTACCGTTTCGAAGTCCCTGGGCAAGGATTACCTGCCTTTTGTCTCCAAGGATCCCTTCGTGCTGTCCTGGCCGGGGTCGACGGACCACTCCTCGCTGCTGGGCGCCAACGGGAACTTCAACCCGGGCCTGTACACACCTGCCAAGTGGAGCACCAACTTCGCCGGCGCCCCCAAGTACACCGATGGCGGCACCGCATCCAACGGTGCCGTGGACAAAACGGCAGTGCCGGGCGAATGGGTCACCGTCAACCGCCTGCCTGACAAGGCGTCCAGCGGTGCGCCCGTTGACCAGACCCAGCGCGACCCGGTGGACGAGAGGTCCTACCGGGACAACCTGTCCACCGGCCAGCAGCAGGCTGCCCAGCCGCTGCCCATGGTCTACGGCACGTTCGACCCCGCCGCCGTGGAGGCAGCCTCGGGCGACGTCAACAAGCTTCCGTTGGGCGGGTACGACCCCACCCCGTTCACCCTGGTCAAGGATGCGGCCGGGAAGGACGTGCCCGAGGCACAGCTGAAGCCTTCGCTGAGTGCCACCGGACTCGCCAGCCAGTCCGCCGGGGCCATTACCGACTTCTATGGCCTCGCAGCAGCGCGCGGCTACAAGCAGAACGCGGCCGTCATCGACGCCGTCCGTGTCCGCGCCAAGGCGCCGGGCAGCTGGAAGGACGCCCAGCCCGAGGTGGAGAAGCTCGCCGCCGAGATCCGGGACATGGGCCTGGACGCCACCGTGGTGGCCGGTTCGGCCCGCGAGGACACCAGCATCTTCGTCCCCGGCTACTCCAAGGACGGAGCCGGCAAGGAATCGGCGCTGGGCACGGTCCAGCAGTCCTGGGTCCGCCAGAACGCTGCCGAGGCCGTCACCGGAGCATTGTCCGGAACCAACATCACCCTGCTCTTCCTCACGCTGTGCGGAGCAGCCCTGCTGACGGGCGCATCGACCGTCAGCTACATCCGGAAGCGCCGCAGCGAAGCGGGCACCTTGCGGGCCATGGGCTGGACCCAAAGGCGGATCCGCAGCTGGGTGCTTGAGGAGTTCGGCGTGGGGGCCGTGCTGCTCGCCGCCGCCGGTCTTGTGCTCAGCCTGCTGAGCTGGAGCCTCGCCACCGCTTTGGTGTGTGCCGCCGTCGTGCTCCTGTACTGTGGTGCGGCCCTCTTTGCCGCCCAGCAGCTGCGCCACCGCGACGTGATCGACCAGGAGCCGCAGCATGACGAACGGCTCATCCAGGTAGATTCCCCGCTGACTTTCGCCAACCGGCAGCTGAGCACCAACAAGTTCAACACGCTGTCCCTGGCGGTCGCTGTGGGCGTTTTCGGTGCCGCCGTGGGCGGGCTGATCGCGCTGCTGATCGACATTCCGCGGGCAGCCGGCGCCAGTGCCCTCAGCGGGCTGGCCGCAGCCAGCGTGACGCTGCCCAGCATCCTGCTGGCAGTTGCCGGCGTTGCAGTGGGGCTGGTCCTGACCCTGGTCACGGGCCGGTTCGAGCTCAACGCCAAGCGGCAGTACCTGGGCATCCTCCAGGCCATGGGCTGGAACCCGGACATGCTCCGCCAGGTCCGGCTGTTCGAAAATGCGCTGGTGGGAACCGTGGCCCTGCCCCTGGGCGTGCTGGGCGCCCTGGGCATCGGCCTGCTGCTGGCCCCCTATGCAGCAATCTGGGCTGCCGTGGCCGGGCTGGTGGCTGTAATTTGCTGGATACCGATTGCAACGAAAGTGGTCCAATGA
- a CDS encoding ABC transporter ATP-binding protein, with protein sequence MTNPTNVQRSRRSGSNEVPLQTRANTIVKSADHATPLEMRDITIRYGGGKGGAEAVSVVEGFDLTLHAGEMHCVAGRSGSGKTSILTVGAGLTLPTSGRVFWEGDSLESMGDDEIADRRRALIGYVDQGGALIDGMSALENVLLPAVPDGEVDQRRDMAKDLLDLVGLGRRMRHRPAQLSGGERQRVAIARALILGTRVLVVDEPTASLDRASANRIISILKDTTSDGIAVLVASHDHELVRLSDTLTELI encoded by the coding sequence ATGACAAACCCGACGAACGTCCAGCGCAGCCGCAGGAGCGGCTCCAATGAGGTCCCCCTGCAGACCCGGGCCAACACCATCGTCAAGTCGGCAGACCACGCCACCCCGCTGGAGATGCGGGACATCACCATCCGCTACGGCGGCGGCAAGGGCGGCGCCGAGGCCGTGAGCGTGGTGGAAGGATTCGACCTGACCCTGCACGCGGGCGAGATGCACTGCGTGGCCGGCCGAAGCGGCTCGGGCAAGACCAGCATCCTGACTGTCGGTGCGGGACTGACCCTGCCGACGTCGGGCCGCGTCTTCTGGGAAGGCGATTCCCTCGAAAGCATGGGCGACGACGAAATCGCCGACCGCCGTCGTGCCCTGATCGGTTACGTGGACCAGGGCGGTGCCCTGATCGACGGCATGAGCGCCCTGGAGAACGTGCTCCTGCCCGCCGTCCCCGACGGCGAGGTGGACCAGCGGCGCGACATGGCCAAGGACCTGCTGGACCTGGTGGGCCTGGGCCGGCGCATGCGGCATCGTCCCGCCCAGCTGTCCGGCGGTGAACGGCAGCGCGTGGCGATTGCCCGCGCACTGATCCTGGGCACCAGGGTGTTGGTGGTGGACGAGCCCACCGCCTCGCTGGACCGTGCCTCCGCCAACCGCATCATCAGCATCCTGAAGGACACCACCTCGGACGGGATTGCCGTCCTGGTGGCCTCGCACGACCACGAACTGGTCCGGCTGAGCGATACCCTGACAGAACTGATCTAG
- the metG gene encoding methionine--tRNA ligase, whose protein sequence is MTAPEKTPFYITTAITYPNGVPHIGHAYEYIATDAMARFKRLDGYDVMFLTGTDEHGMKIAQTAEKEGITPKELVDRNAEIYQAAHSALGISYDRFIRTTDADHYAASQAIWKKMEANGDIYLDKYEGWYSVRDEAFYAEDETVVKDDGVRYSKETDTEVTWTAEESYFFRLSAYQDKLLALYESHPEFGAPQYRFNEVISFVKRGLEDLSISRTTFDWGVPVPGNDKHVMYVWVDALTNYLTGVGYPDVDSEKFRKYWPADVHIIGKDISRFHAIYWPAFLMSAGLELPKRVMIHGFLHNNGVKMSKSLGNVVAPADFVARYGLDQVRFFFLREVPFGADGSYNHDAIVGRMNSDLANNFGNLAQRSLSMVAKNCGAAVPAPGAFTAEDDAILAQANGLLEAARAAFDKQEFSRALEAIWGVLHHTNAYFAEQAPWVLRKTDVERMNTVLYVTLEVLRIVAILAQPVMPNATAKLLDALGQPEGDARLFTAISTPIVPGTGLPAPTPVFPKFEEPTE, encoded by the coding sequence GTGACTGCTCCAGAGAAAACGCCGTTCTACATCACCACGGCCATCACCTACCCCAACGGCGTGCCGCACATCGGACACGCCTACGAGTACATTGCCACCGATGCCATGGCGCGCTTCAAGCGGCTGGACGGCTATGACGTGATGTTCCTGACCGGCACCGACGAGCACGGCATGAAGATTGCCCAGACGGCGGAGAAGGAAGGCATCACGCCCAAGGAGCTGGTGGACCGGAACGCGGAGATCTACCAGGCCGCGCATTCCGCCCTTGGCATCAGTTACGACCGCTTCATCCGCACCACCGACGCCGACCACTACGCGGCGTCGCAGGCCATCTGGAAAAAGATGGAAGCCAACGGAGACATCTACCTCGACAAGTACGAGGGCTGGTACTCCGTGCGGGACGAGGCGTTTTACGCCGAGGACGAGACGGTGGTCAAGGACGACGGCGTGCGCTACTCGAAAGAGACGGACACCGAAGTGACGTGGACGGCTGAGGAGAGCTACTTCTTCCGGCTGTCCGCCTACCAGGACAAGCTGCTGGCCCTCTACGAGTCCCACCCCGAATTCGGCGCCCCGCAGTACCGGTTCAACGAGGTCATCAGCTTCGTCAAGCGCGGCCTCGAGGACCTGTCCATCAGCCGCACCACCTTCGACTGGGGCGTCCCCGTTCCGGGCAACGACAAGCACGTGATGTACGTCTGGGTGGATGCGCTGACCAACTACCTCACCGGCGTGGGCTACCCGGACGTGGACTCGGAGAAGTTCCGGAAGTACTGGCCTGCGGACGTGCACATCATCGGCAAGGACATTTCACGGTTCCACGCCATCTACTGGCCTGCCTTCCTGATGAGCGCCGGGCTTGAGCTGCCCAAGCGCGTCATGATCCACGGCTTCCTGCACAACAACGGGGTCAAGATGTCCAAGTCCCTGGGCAACGTGGTGGCCCCGGCGGATTTTGTGGCCCGCTACGGCTTGGACCAGGTGCGGTTCTTCTTCCTGCGCGAGGTTCCGTTTGGGGCGGACGGCAGCTACAACCACGACGCCATCGTGGGCCGGATGAACTCGGACCTGGCCAACAACTTCGGCAACCTGGCCCAGCGGTCGCTGTCCATGGTGGCCAAGAACTGCGGCGCCGCCGTGCCCGCGCCCGGTGCGTTCACTGCGGAGGACGACGCCATCCTGGCCCAGGCCAATGGACTGCTGGAGGCTGCCCGTGCCGCCTTCGACAAGCAGGAATTCAGCCGTGCCCTGGAGGCCATCTGGGGCGTGCTGCACCACACCAACGCCTACTTCGCCGAACAGGCCCCTTGGGTGCTGCGGAAGACCGACGTCGAACGCATGAACACCGTGCTGTACGTGACGCTGGAGGTGCTGCGGATCGTGGCCATCCTGGCCCAGCCGGTGATGCCGAACGCCACCGCCAAGCTCCTCGATGCGCTCGGCCAGCCGGAAGGCGATGCGCGGCTGTTCACCGCGATCTCCACCCCCATCGTGCCGGGGACCGGACTGCCCGCCCCCACGCCCGTGTTCCCCAAATTTGAGGAACCCACGGAGTAG
- a CDS encoding 3-isopropylmalate dehydrogenase, with amino-acid sequence MSASSIDLAVISGDGIGPEVIAEALKVLEKAVAAEGVQLKPTHYELGAGHWLATGETLPDHVLEDLKKRDAILFGAVGAAPGDTRIPSGLIERELLLKLRFSLDHYVNLRPSRLYGTVGSPLANPGTIDFIVVREGTEGPYVGNGGTLRAGTPHEVATEVSLNTAHGVERVVRDAFRRASARERKHVTLVHKHNVLVYAGHLWKRTVEAVAQEFPEVTHDYLHIDAATIFMVTDPSRFDVIVTDNLFGDIITDLAAAVTGGIGLAASGNINMDRTAPSMFEPVHGSAPDIAGQGKADPTAAILSAALLLDHLGYAEAARKIEAAVVADVEKRDGSPRSTSAVGDAIAAGL; translated from the coding sequence ATGAGCGCATCCTCCATCGATCTTGCAGTAATTTCCGGCGACGGCATCGGCCCCGAGGTCATCGCCGAGGCCCTCAAAGTCCTGGAGAAGGCGGTGGCCGCGGAGGGTGTGCAGCTCAAGCCGACGCACTACGAACTCGGCGCCGGGCACTGGCTCGCCACGGGGGAGACCCTCCCGGACCATGTCCTGGAAGACCTGAAGAAACGCGATGCCATCCTCTTCGGCGCGGTGGGGGCCGCCCCGGGTGACACCCGCATCCCGTCCGGACTCATCGAGCGTGAACTGCTGCTCAAGCTCCGTTTCAGCCTGGACCACTACGTCAACCTGCGGCCGTCGCGGCTTTACGGCACGGTGGGCAGCCCGCTGGCCAACCCTGGAACCATCGACTTCATCGTGGTGCGCGAAGGCACCGAGGGCCCCTACGTCGGCAACGGCGGCACCCTGCGGGCCGGCACGCCGCATGAGGTAGCCACCGAGGTCTCCCTGAATACCGCCCACGGCGTGGAGCGCGTGGTCCGCGACGCGTTCCGCCGCGCCAGTGCAAGGGAGCGCAAGCACGTCACCCTGGTGCATAAGCACAACGTCCTGGTCTATGCCGGGCACCTGTGGAAGCGCACCGTCGAAGCCGTTGCGCAGGAGTTCCCCGAGGTCACCCACGACTACCTGCACATTGATGCCGCCACCATCTTCATGGTCACGGACCCGTCCCGCTTCGACGTGATCGTCACCGACAACCTGTTTGGCGACATCATCACCGACCTTGCCGCGGCCGTCACCGGCGGGATCGGCCTGGCGGCATCGGGCAACATCAACATGGACCGCACCGCACCGTCCATGTTCGAGCCGGTCCACGGTTCCGCGCCGGACATCGCCGGCCAGGGCAAGGCGGACCCCACCGCGGCCATCCTCTCCGCCGCGCTCCTGCTGGACCACCTGGGCTACGCCGAAGCCGCCCGGAAGATCGAAGCCGCCGTGGTTGCCGACGTCGAAAAGCGCGACGGCAGCCCGCGCAGCACCAGCGCAGTTGGCGACGCCATCGCCGCCGGCCTGTAG
- a CDS encoding branched-chain amino acid aminotransferase: MTQTAHGVEFTRQPSENPKSAEERAAILANPGFGNYFTDHTAIVDYSVDADGNGGWHDARIEPYGPIVLDPSAAVFHYGQEIFEGLKAYRHADGSVWTFRPEANAARLNKSARRLALPELPAEYFLSAIRELVAVDKEWVPSGDGEALYLRPFMIATEAFLGVRAAREVSFRVIASPAGNYFGGELKPVSIWISRQYARAGRGGTGDAKCGGNYAASLIAQQEAEANGCKQVLFLDQANDNAVEELGGMNVFFVLKDGSLATPALTGTILEGVTRMSVIQVAKDMGREVAERKITLDEWRDGVASGEITEVFACGTAAVITPIGVLKDATEFIGSEDAKAGEVTMAIREKLLGIQTGAEPDTHGWLTRLA; encoded by the coding sequence ATGACTCAGACCGCCCATGGCGTCGAATTCACCCGGCAGCCCTCGGAGAACCCGAAGTCCGCCGAAGAGCGTGCAGCCATCCTGGCGAACCCGGGATTCGGCAACTACTTCACCGACCACACCGCCATCGTCGACTACAGCGTGGACGCGGACGGCAACGGCGGCTGGCACGATGCCCGGATCGAACCCTACGGTCCGATCGTCCTGGACCCCTCCGCCGCCGTCTTCCACTACGGCCAGGAGATCTTCGAGGGCCTCAAGGCCTACCGGCATGCCGACGGCTCCGTGTGGACCTTCCGGCCCGAGGCCAACGCGGCGCGCCTGAACAAGTCCGCCCGCCGCCTGGCCCTGCCCGAGCTGCCGGCCGAATACTTCCTCAGCGCCATCCGCGAGCTTGTGGCTGTGGACAAGGAGTGGGTGCCCTCCGGCGACGGCGAAGCCCTGTACCTGCGGCCCTTCATGATCGCCACCGAGGCCTTCCTGGGCGTCCGCGCTGCCCGCGAGGTGTCCTTCCGTGTCATCGCCTCGCCCGCCGGCAACTACTTTGGCGGCGAGCTCAAGCCCGTCTCCATCTGGATCTCCCGCCAGTATGCCCGGGCAGGCCGCGGCGGCACCGGCGACGCCAAGTGCGGCGGCAACTACGCGGCCTCGCTGATCGCCCAGCAGGAAGCGGAGGCCAACGGCTGCAAGCAGGTGCTGTTCCTGGACCAGGCCAATGACAACGCCGTGGAAGAGCTCGGCGGCATGAACGTGTTCTTCGTCCTGAAGGACGGTTCGCTGGCCACGCCCGCGCTCACCGGCACCATCCTGGAGGGCGTCACCCGCATGTCCGTGATCCAGGTGGCCAAGGACATGGGCCGCGAGGTGGCTGAGCGCAAGATCACCCTGGATGAATGGCGCGACGGCGTTGCCTCCGGCGAGATCACCGAGGTGTTCGCCTGTGGCACCGCAGCGGTCATCACCCCCATCGGGGTCCTCAAGGACGCCACCGAATTCATCGGCTCCGAGGACGCTAAAGCAGGCGAGGTGACCATGGCCATCCGCGAAAAGCTCCTGGGCATCCAGACGGGCGCGGAACCGGACACCCACGGCTGGTTGACCCGCCTGGCATAG